GGCAGGGTCTCGAGCTCGTCGTCCTTCAAGCCCAAGCGCCACGACGATCGGCGTGAGCAGTGCTACTACGATCCCTACTCTGGGCTGATGGCTCCGCCAAACTACGGCGAAGCGGACTACCGAAAGCAATGGGCTGCGTACACGGGCGACCAGCGCTGGACCTACGACAATCGGTACCAAGGACACCACCACCAGTACGCCGTGCACATGGTGCAGGAGACTGGAAGGAACGAAGTGTTCCGCGAGGCCGGAGACAACGCAGTCATCAAGTCGTCCGGAGACTCTGGCGGGGAACTCTCCAAGTATGCTTCGCAGCAGCAGTCGGCCAATGACCCGTCCTCGATGTATGTCTACGTGCGCGATGCCCAGACAAGCACAGACACTCCAGTGCCGGTGGATGCCGACGAGTCGCCTCCGCCTTCGAAGGCTGCAGAGATGCCTTTGCTGGGCGAAGACGCCGCACGACAGAACGAAGAAGAATCTGACTCCACATCCTCCAgcggcgaggaggaggaggatgaagaCACGGGCTCCGAGTCCTCGTCGGGTTCGGCTACGCCGGTCAACAAACCCGGAGATGCCGCTGCGGCACTGTTCCCTCCTGAAGCTGTTCAGCAGCAGATGATGGCCCAGCACATCCAGCTGCAGCACCAGCAGGCGCTGCAGATGACTCAGCAGGAATACGCAGAGTACCAGGATGTTTTGCCAAGCTACGAATACTATCAGCAAAATCAGCAACAGCTCCATCCTCTGCACCCGATGTACCAGCAGGCCATGCAGCAACAGATGATGATCCAACAGCAGCTCAAGCAACTTCAgctgcagcatcagcagcagctgcagcaacaaaAGCAATATCAGCAACAGCTTCAGCAACATCAGCTCCagaatcaacagcagcagcagcaggagcaaatgAATCCAGGAACCGGACAGTATGACAAGAAGAGGGCCTTCCCAGGAGGCGGAGCTGACGGCGCCGGCGAAATGGCCGTGCGCATGCCTGGCGAAGGCGCCAGCATCCGCTCGTTCCAGTCGCGCACCAGCGGAGCGGAGTCCGGGGGCGTGGAGGCAAGCGGCGAAGACAACCGCAGCCTGCTGTCGAGCAACATGGGGACGCCCCTGCTTCGGCCGCTGCTGCCCGAGCGAGCCACGCGGACGGCCTCCAAGGACAAGATGGAGCACCTTTGCCTCGCCGTCAACGTGATCCTGTTCAGCGTGCTGGCCGGAGTCGTGGCGGCCTTCATCGTGCAGCAGGTGACGCACGCCGTCTGATTggccagctgcagcagcagagccGAATGCAGAGCAGTCTTCTCCCTGGGCTGCAGCCACCGAAGGACGCCACTTCTGAGGCCCTTCTGCGATGCTTCCAGCTACACTCCCGTGTCAGTTGGAgttttgagtgtttttttttcttcttgatttttgtGTGTGCTCGTAACGCTGTAACCAGAGGTTAATAAAGTTTTCCTCTTTCCTGGTATCGAGTCATAGCTTTAGTAAACGCACTAAAGGCGTTGCAGCTCTTTCATGAACGGGCATTCTGTATTGCGGACAGTAGGCCGTCCCACGCACTTATTTTGTTAAGCATATGTGCTTAAGATACTACGCCAACACACACGGCCGACGGTTCTGTGGCGAGcatgtggtagagcatccgcctcgcattcgggaggtgctgggtttgatcctcagtgccgctcagtacccaccggttttcatCGTTACAAgatttccctggcctggtgctcggatcTTCTAGGGTGTGTTGCTTGGGGAAAGGGTCTTGACCCTGTGGCGAGCATGTGAGGTTGCGATGTCTCTCGCGCCATTGCGCATCTCTGTCGGCTGATGGTGTAAGCGACGTTACCTTCGTAGCACGCGcctttgtgctcatattttcacGAAATTGGACGCTCTTAGTGTACCGGAGACACATACTAGCTTACCTGGCGCCTGGCCTCAGCCATGTCGCGGCGAGTGCGCACGAGGCGTCCGTTAACCGGTATACGCATCCGCTAAGACGTCATGCTAAATACTTCTGTAGACGCTAACTCTGCGGCGGCGCCGGTCCAAGAAGGATCGCGGAACCGCGACGTTTGCTGCATTGCTAGTTCTTCAATGGCACGTTTCGACGTTGTTATCGCAGTTCTCCTGTAAAACTATACTATCAGGTGCGCTGTTGCATGGGCACTTGTACGCTAACAAGGAGAACCGCTAAGTGTCATTGCGCGAGTTCTGTGGTGCGAGAAATGCAGAGAGCGTGGATACGAAGTGCCGCTTGACTTCAATACGAAGTTCTCACGCTGTAGTGGAACGCTGCGAAAAGTACGAGAGCGTAGTTCTTATCAGGCACATTTCAAACAAGGAGAGTTTTGTGCTTGACTAGGCGTTTGTGCTTGGAAGACGCGCCTCTTTATGGCATGCGTGCATGGTGATGGTCATATTAAACGCAACACTAGCGCTTAAGACGACGGCATATAAAAAGAATGAggcaggacgagcgctaaacatcaaccgAATTTTTAAAACTGATTAGGTATTACCTAATGTTTGCATAGGTTCTTGCACTGCTCCATTACTCAGTGTTATATAGGCGTGAGACGCCGATGAACGAGACGCGGCTGCGCCTGCCGAGCAACCCGCACAACAACTTCCCTTTATTCAAGGATACGCATGCTTATATACATATGGCGACACTGGTGCCCT
This region of Amblyomma americanum isolate KBUSLIRL-KWMA chromosome 5, ASM5285725v1, whole genome shotgun sequence genomic DNA includes:
- the LOC144135549 gene encoding uncharacterized protein LOC144135549 — translated: MEPAGHCSTSPDSTMTGAAAAASTTTAGEPQQHRDTAATTADSTSGRASDGARGHGGREPQQRPQSFSLGAIPTDQLAQHRDKKRSSARASLPAGYPDAAHRSDEAAYGHSPQPLQQTPDSLPRPYPLQSKSFGYAPKNLARSMGSTALPRDDSSGGFAMECAMAKGDPGRAVRIDHNRAPVPHGMSRSLPKQSYFPVDEGERTYYPSRSALCLHDLPHKQQYHHYYSPQVIRKADPGGRVSSSSSFKPKRHDDRREQCYYDPYSGLMAPPNYGEADYRKQWAAYTGDQRWTYDNRYQGHHHQYAVHMVQETGRNEVFREAGDNAVIKSSGDSGGELSKYASQQQSANDPSSMYVYVRDAQTSTDTPVPVDADESPPPSKAAEMPLLGEDAARQNEEESDSTSSSGEEEEDEDTGSESSSGSATPVNKPGDAAAALFPPEAVQQQMMAQHIQLQHQQALQMTQQEYAEYQDVLPSYEYYQQNQQQLHPLHPMYQQAMQQQMMIQQQLKQLQLQHQQQLQQQKQYQQQLQQHQLQNQQQQQQEQMNPGTGQYDKKRAFPGGGADGAGEMAVRMPGEGASIRSFQSRTSGAESGGVEASGEDNRSLLSSNMGTPLLRPLLPERATRTASKDKMEHLCLAVNVILFSVLAGVVAAFIVQQVTHAV